One region of Pseudanabaena sp. BC1403 genomic DNA includes:
- the menB gene encoding 1,4-dihydroxy-2-naphthoyl-CoA synthase — protein sequence MTDWQSAAEYEDILYHKADGMAKITINRPQVRNAFRPKTITEMIAAFADAREDVEIGVVLLTGAGPASDGKYAFCSGGDQKVRGDGGYISESGVPRLNVLDLQRLIRTMPQPVIALVAGYAIGGGHVLHVVCDLTIAADNAIFGQTGPMVGSFDGGFGASYLARLVGQKKAREIWYLCRQYDAQEALDMGLVNKVVPVEQLETEGIQWAQEILDKSPLAIRCLKSAFNADCDGQAGIQELAGNATLLFYMTQEAQEGKQAFLEKRKPNFRQYPKLP from the coding sequence ATGACCGATTGGCAAAGCGCCGCCGAATATGAAGACATTCTTTATCACAAAGCAGATGGAATGGCAAAAATCACAATTAATCGTCCCCAAGTTCGTAATGCTTTTCGCCCTAAAACGATTACAGAAATGATCGCTGCCTTTGCTGATGCACGAGAAGATGTCGAAATAGGTGTAGTTTTGCTAACTGGAGCTGGGCCTGCATCAGATGGTAAATATGCCTTTTGTTCAGGAGGCGATCAGAAAGTTCGTGGTGATGGTGGTTACATCTCCGAGTCTGGTGTACCGCGTTTAAATGTCCTTGATTTGCAACGTTTAATTCGTACTATGCCTCAGCCTGTAATTGCATTAGTTGCTGGATATGCGATCGGCGGTGGTCATGTGCTGCATGTTGTTTGCGACCTAACTATTGCTGCTGATAATGCAATCTTTGGGCAGACTGGACCAATGGTGGGTAGTTTTGATGGTGGTTTTGGGGCTTCCTATTTGGCGCGATTAGTTGGTCAGAAAAAGGCAAGGGAAATTTGGTATCTATGTCGTCAATATGATGCTCAAGAAGCTCTTGATATGGGCTTAGTTAACAAGGTTGTACCAGTTGAGCAGTTAGAAACTGAAGGTATCCAATGGGCGCAGGAAATTTTAGATAAAAGTCCCTTAGCGATTCGTTGTCTCAAATCTGCTTTTAATGCGGATTGTGATGGACAAGCGGGTATTCAAGAGTTGGCGGGGAATGCAACGCTATTGTTCTATATGACGCAGGAAGCGCAAGAGGGCAAGCAAGCATTTCTAGAAAAACGTAAACCTAATTTTCGCCAGTATCCCAAATTGCCATAG